One stretch of Pradoshia sp. D12 DNA includes these proteins:
- a CDS encoding DMT family transporter — protein sequence MNKDWIKVIIAAFFEVFWVIGLKHAYEFWTWTGTIIAIFVSFYLMIMAGKRLPVGTVYAVFVGLGTTGTVVSEILFFGEPFKVEKILLILLLLAGVIGLKLVTKDKVQEGDES from the coding sequence ATGAATAAAGACTGGATTAAAGTGATTATTGCTGCTTTCTTTGAAGTTTTTTGGGTTATTGGTTTAAAACACGCTTATGAGTTTTGGACTTGGACTGGAACTATCATTGCTATATTCGTCAGCTTTTATTTAATGATTATGGCAGGAAAAAGACTTCCCGTGGGAACTGTTTATGCAGTTTTTGTTGGGTTAGGTACAACTGGAACCGTCGTTTCTGAAATTCTATTCTTTGGAGAACCATTTAAAGTGGAAAAAATATTATTGATTTTACTGTTATTAGCAGGAGTAATTGGCTTGAAATTAGTAACAAAGGACAAAGTTCAGGAAGGAGATGAATCCTAA
- a CDS encoding CPBP family intramembrane glutamic endopeptidase, whose protein sequence is MEIQEVNLRWRSFVFILAVLVLFIFPKTRAFYFKLLDFSVLKRVNTYVIILMALLLIFISNLFIFNRSLSATYNLLTSSYSRTIMLDTYELFLYIFTITILAPILEELLFRAPLSIWANKLPGYLITLLISSVLFGLGHTEYPLFGFILGIVFGLVFRLTNSLIPAILTHFLWNVFTLFYFNHI, encoded by the coding sequence ATGGAGATTCAGGAAGTCAATTTAAGGTGGAGATCTTTTGTATTTATCTTAGCTGTGTTGGTATTATTTATCTTCCCGAAAACTAGAGCCTTTTATTTTAAATTGTTGGATTTTAGCGTATTAAAGAGAGTAAATACATACGTAATTATTTTAATGGCATTATTACTCATTTTTATTTCAAATTTATTTATATTCAATAGGAGCTTATCTGCAACATATAATCTTCTCACTAGTTCATACTCAAGAACAATAATGTTGGATACATACGAATTATTTCTATATATATTCACTATAACTATTTTGGCTCCCATCCTTGAAGAGTTGTTATTTAGAGCTCCTCTCTCAATTTGGGCAAATAAACTTCCTGGTTACCTCATTACCTTATTAATTTCTTCCGTTTTATTTGGTTTGGGCCATACCGAATACCCTCTGTTTGGTTTTATATTAGGTATAGTATTCGGCTTAGTATTTAGACTTACAAATTCTTTAATTCCAGCTATCCTTACGCATTTCTTATGGAATGTATTTACTTTATTCTATTTCAATCATATTTAG
- a CDS encoding DUF3953 domain-containing protein: MLKTLRNILSIGVLVLALYGLITENFEYMPYLMIALSFLMLTTGVIELQKDKKAFWGYMCIGVSGFAFYVSIQGFLYQ; encoded by the coding sequence ATGCTAAAAACATTAAGAAATATTTTATCAATAGGTGTCCTTGTGTTAGCTTTATATGGTCTAATAACCGAAAATTTCGAGTATATGCCTTATTTAATGATAGCACTGAGTTTTTTGATGTTGACTACGGGAGTAATTGAGCTTCAAAAAGATAAAAAAGCATTTTGGGGTTATATGTGTATCGGTGTTTCTGGTTTTGCTTTTTATGTTTCTATTCAGGGATTCTTATATCAGTAA
- a CDS encoding uroporphyrinogen-III synthase, translated as MKHSLFLSGKGVLVTREEAQAEQLCAMIAEHGGVPIKVPLLSFQKVDADRLESVKEKLSRLESFDWIVFTSKPGVDLFCEMLNEMEFEGIYPKIAAIGKKTKAALQEHGLQPTFIPPKYVAESFLPAFLEVVDTSESVLIIKGDLARDYLFNGLIAAGIHTEESVIYSNRMPEDSEQALVDVLTNKKIDILLFTSPSTVNHFMKTVKKHHLFDCLIDKVTVAIGPVTRKRAEELGVAVTLCPEQYTVDEMMKELRQYYS; from the coding sequence ATGAAGCATTCCTTGTTTCTTTCGGGTAAAGGCGTATTGGTTACAAGAGAAGAAGCGCAGGCCGAACAATTGTGTGCCATGATTGCTGAGCATGGAGGGGTACCAATTAAGGTGCCTCTTCTTTCGTTTCAAAAGGTTGATGCAGATAGGCTTGAATCAGTAAAAGAAAAGCTGAGCAGGCTGGAATCTTTTGATTGGATCGTTTTCACAAGCAAGCCGGGTGTTGATCTATTTTGTGAGATGCTGAACGAAATGGAATTTGAAGGAATCTATCCTAAAATAGCAGCCATTGGTAAAAAAACGAAAGCAGCCTTGCAGGAACATGGTCTGCAGCCTACTTTTATCCCACCGAAATATGTAGCTGAATCTTTTTTGCCTGCGTTTCTGGAAGTAGTGGATACGAGCGAATCTGTGCTCATTATAAAGGGTGATTTGGCGAGAGATTATCTATTTAATGGGCTGATAGCTGCAGGTATACATACAGAGGAGTCCGTTATTTACAGCAACCGTATGCCAGAAGACAGTGAACAAGCCTTGGTGGATGTACTTACAAATAAAAAGATAGATATTCTATTATTTACGAGCCCTTCGACAGTAAATCATTTTATGAAGACCGTGAAAAAACATCATTTATTTGACTGTTTGATAGATAAAGTGACAGTTGCAATCGGACCGGTCACGAGGAAAAGAGCCGAAGAACTGGGCGTGGCTGTCACATTATGTCCGGAGCAATATACCGTAGATGAAATGATGAAAGAATTAAGGCAGTATTATTCGTAA
- a CDS encoding NUDIX hydrolase, producing MTGYIKEIRALIGSRPVILVGSTIVVMNDKKEVLFQHRSDTKEWGLPGGAMEVGENLEQTAERELFEETGLKAKSFKFVDILSGKELYFKYPNGDEVYNVICVYQAEGISGELAMNDGESLDLRYFPINELPSRLDERAKIIIEKHFI from the coding sequence ATGACAGGATACATAAAAGAAATACGAGCACTTATTGGTAGTAGACCAGTTATTTTAGTTGGTTCAACTATTGTAGTTATGAATGATAAAAAAGAGGTTTTATTTCAACATCGTTCCGATACAAAAGAATGGGGTTTGCCTGGTGGAGCGATGGAAGTTGGTGAAAATTTAGAGCAAACTGCTGAACGTGAACTGTTTGAAGAAACAGGGTTAAAAGCAAAGAGTTTTAAATTTGTTGATATTTTATCAGGTAAAGAACTTTATTTTAAGTATCCTAATGGTGATGAAGTATATAACGTAATATGTGTTTACCAAGCAGAGGGGATAAGTGGGGAACTAGCTATGAATGACGGTGAAAGTTTGGACTTGAGATATTTCCCTATCAATGAATTACCTTCCCGATTAGATGAAAGAGCAAAGATAATTATTGAAAAACATTTCATTTAG
- a CDS encoding inner membrane protein YpjD has translation MIDINLNRLQEITIILYGLSVLFYFIDFLQNNRKAHKAAFWFLSIVWLMQTIFLCLYMFEVGRFPVLTLFEGLYFYVWILITFSLILNRIIRTDFFMFFTNVIGFGLMVIHIFSTLESYSTAEAQTKVLSELSMIHITVAILSYAAFALSFVFSILYLIQYDLLKRKKWGKRLNRLGDLAKLEQLSYILVAIGVPLLLLSLILGLEWAYIIVSDINWYDSKILGSFACLIIYGIYLYLKVNNRIYGKSLAYWNIGSFLLVLVNFFFFGSISAFHVY, from the coding sequence ATGATTGATATTAATTTAAATAGATTGCAAGAAATTACAATTATATTATATGGACTTAGTGTCTTATTCTATTTCATAGATTTTTTACAAAATAATCGGAAGGCTCATAAGGCAGCCTTCTGGTTTCTTTCGATTGTTTGGTTGATGCAAACAATTTTTTTATGTCTATATATGTTTGAAGTGGGAAGATTCCCGGTTCTTACCTTATTTGAAGGATTATATTTTTACGTGTGGATATTGATTACCTTTTCACTCATCCTAAACCGGATAATACGGACAGATTTTTTTATGTTTTTTACAAATGTAATAGGGTTTGGTTTGATGGTCATTCATATATTCTCAACATTAGAATCCTATTCTACGGCAGAAGCGCAAACTAAGGTGTTATCTGAGCTATCCATGATTCATATTACAGTTGCCATTCTATCTTATGCAGCGTTTGCTCTTTCCTTTGTCTTTTCAATTTTGTATCTAATACAGTACGATTTATTAAAGCGAAAGAAATGGGGGAAAAGGCTGAACAGGCTGGGAGATCTGGCGAAACTGGAACAGCTGTCTTATATACTGGTAGCAATCGGTGTACCTCTGTTATTATTATCATTAATACTAGGTCTTGAATGGGCCTATATAATCGTTTCGGATATTAATTGGTATGATAGTAAAATTCTTGGCTCATTTGCCTGCCTAATTATATATGGAATCTATTTATATCTTAAAGTTAACAACCGGATTTATGGGAAATCACTCGCTTATTGGAATATTGGTTCATTCTTGTTAGTGCTAGTGAATTTCTTCTTTTTCGGCAGCATATCAGCATTTCATGTCTATTGA
- the hemA gene encoding glutamyl-tRNA reductase has product MHIIVVGLNYKTAPVEIREKVSFELGQLPEAMKSLSKKKSILENIIVSTCNRTEVYAVVDQLHTGRYYIKEFLAEWFAVDQNELSSYLYVYEQDGAVNHLFQVACGLNSMVLGETQILGQVKKSFQQAQEENTVGVLFNNLFKRVITLAKKAHSETEINKNAVSISYAAVELGKKIFGSLQDKKILVVGAGKMGQLAIENLYSNGANQVTVINRTLEKAEILASKFSGQAKMLQELQCALLDADILISSTGSKEYVITKEMMENINILRKGRPIFMVDIAVPRDLDPKLMELDSVFLYDIDDLEGIVQANLAERKEAAEQIMIMIESELVEFNQWIKMLGVVPVISALREKALDIQAETMESMQRKLPGLSEREWKVINKHTKSIINQMLKDPILYAKDMAEMKNPEAALQAFVSIFNIEELVEEQEFKAAMPFQSKTSVQQNRPVLKVVSQPY; this is encoded by the coding sequence ATGCATATAATTGTTGTCGGTCTTAATTACAAAACTGCTCCTGTTGAAATCCGTGAAAAAGTCAGTTTTGAATTGGGACAGCTGCCGGAAGCGATGAAATCATTAAGTAAGAAAAAAAGTATCCTTGAAAATATCATTGTTTCCACCTGTAATCGGACAGAGGTTTATGCAGTAGTGGATCAGCTGCACACGGGCAGATATTATATTAAAGAATTTTTAGCAGAGTGGTTCGCGGTTGACCAAAATGAACTTTCCTCCTATTTATATGTTTATGAGCAGGACGGAGCAGTTAATCATTTATTCCAGGTTGCCTGTGGATTGAACTCCATGGTATTGGGAGAAACTCAAATACTTGGACAGGTGAAGAAAAGCTTCCAGCAGGCACAGGAAGAAAATACCGTCGGAGTATTGTTTAATAATCTGTTTAAACGGGTGATTACGCTTGCCAAAAAAGCTCACTCTGAAACGGAAATCAATAAAAATGCGGTATCAATCAGCTATGCAGCGGTTGAGCTTGGTAAAAAAATCTTTGGTTCGCTTCAGGATAAGAAAATCCTCGTAGTCGGTGCCGGGAAAATGGGCCAGCTTGCCATTGAAAATTTATATAGCAATGGTGCCAATCAAGTAACGGTAATTAACAGAACCTTGGAAAAAGCCGAAATATTGGCATCTAAATTCTCTGGACAGGCAAAAATGCTTCAGGAATTGCAATGTGCCCTGCTTGATGCAGATATATTAATCAGTTCGACTGGATCAAAGGAATATGTAATTACAAAAGAAATGATGGAAAATATCAACATTTTAAGAAAAGGCCGTCCGATTTTTATGGTTGATATTGCCGTACCGCGTGATTTAGATCCTAAACTAATGGAACTGGACAGCGTCTTTCTTTATGATATAGACGATTTAGAAGGTATCGTTCAGGCGAACCTGGCAGAAAGAAAAGAAGCAGCAGAACAAATTATGATCATGATTGAAAGTGAGCTGGTTGAATTCAATCAATGGATCAAAATGCTTGGTGTTGTTCCTGTGATTTCTGCATTGCGCGAGAAAGCATTAGATATTCAGGCAGAAACAATGGAGAGTATGCAGCGTAAATTACCAGGCCTAAGTGAAAGAGAATGGAAGGTTATTAATAAGCATACGAAGAGCATCATTAATCAGATGCTTAAAGATCCGATTCTTTATGCAAAAGATATGGCAGAAATGAAGAATCCAGAGGCTGCTTTACAGGCATTTGTCTCGATCTTCAATATTGAGGAGCTTGTAGAAGAACAGGAATTTAAGGCGGCAATGCCATTCCAATCTAAAACATCGGTCCAGCAAAATAGACCTGTCTTGAAAGTGGTGTCACAACCATATTAA
- a CDS encoding metallophosphoesterase family protein, with product MQIGIITDIHGNAPALRAVLNEFDKTIGVDHIYCLGDMIGIGPDSNEVLDMLFSRNDISMITGNHDEAILSLATGQEYPESHSHVREHHQWILDRIDKAYLPKLFSLPRLIEKNFDGTQMLFIHYQISKNKMSEPISKDPFSSIVEPSLENFQILFNDRNDDVICFGHHHPLHYFKGNNRVFLNPGSLGCNNKSTAPYAVITLLGEKVGINLAEAKYDNTDFLESYHRLKVPDRDIILKVFHGNQI from the coding sequence ATGCAAATAGGGATCATAACAGATATTCACGGTAATGCACCGGCATTGAGAGCTGTACTTAACGAGTTTGATAAAACAATAGGTGTTGATCATATTTACTGCTTAGGGGATATGATTGGCATCGGTCCGGATTCAAATGAAGTATTGGATATGCTGTTTTCACGGAATGATATTTCAATGATTACGGGTAACCACGATGAGGCAATATTATCGTTGGCCACCGGCCAAGAATATCCAGAAAGTCATTCTCACGTAAGGGAACATCATCAATGGATTTTGGATAGAATCGATAAGGCATATTTGCCGAAGTTATTCAGTTTACCACGTTTGATTGAAAAAAACTTTGATGGAACCCAAATGCTATTCATACATTATCAAATTAGTAAGAATAAAATGAGTGAGCCAATTAGTAAAGATCCGTTTAGTTCTATCGTAGAGCCCTCTCTCGAAAACTTTCAAATATTATTTAATGACAGGAATGATGATGTAATCTGTTTTGGTCATCATCACCCCCTTCACTATTTTAAAGGGAACAACAGAGTTTTCCTGAATCCAGGTTCCCTCGGCTGTAACAATAAATCTACAGCACCTTATGCAGTTATTACCTTATTAGGTGAGAAGGTTGGAATAAACCTTGCTGAAGCAAAGTATGACAATACTGATTTCTTGGAGTCTTACCATAGGCTGAAAGTGCCGGATCGCGATATTATTTTAAAGGTTTTCCACGGTAATCAAATTTAG
- a CDS encoding DUF3784 domain-containing protein, with protein MQLFVGLIVAGLHFLAAYFVWKKGKVQILAGYVEGQVKDKKRLSKYAGIYLIGLGIIFIFVPLLPDHLYIVMLFYVLWIVVGAVIINVKIK; from the coding sequence ATGCAGTTGTTTGTCGGCCTTATAGTAGCAGGGCTTCATTTTTTGGCTGCTTATTTTGTTTGGAAAAAAGGAAAAGTACAAATTTTAGCAGGATATGTAGAAGGTCAAGTAAAAGATAAAAAGAGACTCTCTAAGTATGCAGGTATCTATCTAATTGGACTTGGTATTATATTTATATTTGTCCCTTTACTGCCTGATCACCTTTATATCGTAATGTTATTTTACGTTTTATGGATTGTGGTTGGTGCAGTTATTATCAATGTAAAAATAAAATAA
- a CDS encoding DMT family transporter, whose amino-acid sequence MAWISLILAGLCEMFGVAMINKLHKDRSWKSLLLLILGFGASFIFLAYSMETLPMGTAYAIWTGIGASGGAILGMIFYGESKDWRRLIFIGMVLGAAVGLKLVS is encoded by the coding sequence ATGGCTTGGATTTCTTTAATCTTAGCAGGTTTATGTGAAATGTTTGGTGTTGCAATGATAAATAAACTGCATAAAGACCGTAGTTGGAAATCGCTGCTTCTATTAATCCTAGGATTTGGGGCAAGTTTTATATTTCTTGCTTATTCAATGGAAACACTTCCTATGGGTACAGCTTACGCAATTTGGACAGGTATTGGTGCATCTGGTGGAGCAATTTTAGGGATGATTTTTTATGGCGAATCAAAAGATTGGAGAAGACTTATTTTCATAGGTATGGTATTAGGTGCTGCTGTGGGTCTAAAACTTGTCTCATAA
- a CDS encoding PspC domain-containing protein yields the protein MKKQLRKSQTDKSISGVCGGIAEHFGVSSLGVRLIFLFLPANLLIYLILVNTMADSPRSL from the coding sequence ATGAAAAAACAGTTAAGAAAATCTCAAACAGATAAGTCTATAAGCGGTGTTTGTGGAGGTATAGCGGAACATTTTGGTGTTTCCTCATTGGGAGTAAGACTAATATTTCTTTTTTTACCTGCTAATTTACTTATATATTTGATTCTTGTTAACACAATGGCTGATAGTCCTCGGTCATTATAA
- the hemC gene encoding hydroxymethylbilane synthase, producing MRKIIIGSRRSKLALTQSNWVIDQLKNLGLPFEFELKEIVTKGDRILDVTLSKVGGKGLFVKEIEQAMLDGEIDMAIHSMKDMPAELPEGLTIGCIPEREDHRDVLISKNNLTLAELPEGAIVGTSSLRRSAQLLAKRPDLTIKWIRGNVDTRIQKLKDEEYDAIVLAAAGLSRLGWKKDVVSDFLDEDTCIPAVGQGALAIECRADDHELLQELAKLTCQDTKEAVTAERVFLNKMEGGCQVPIAGFAYKDEKGTLQFQALVGTPDGRTIYREQISGDDPESLGITAANRLIERGAKTLIEKVKEEMES from the coding sequence ATGAGAAAAATCATTATCGGTTCACGTAGAAGTAAATTAGCATTGACACAATCTAATTGGGTTATTGACCAGCTGAAAAATCTGGGATTACCGTTTGAATTTGAATTGAAAGAAATTGTGACAAAGGGTGACAGGATTTTAGACGTAACTCTCTCTAAGGTCGGAGGAAAAGGTCTTTTTGTAAAAGAAATCGAACAAGCCATGCTAGATGGGGAAATTGATATGGCCATTCATAGCATGAAAGACATGCCGGCAGAGCTTCCAGAAGGGTTAACAATTGGCTGTATTCCAGAGCGTGAGGATCATCGTGATGTGTTGATTTCAAAAAATAATCTAACGCTTGCAGAACTTCCGGAAGGTGCGATTGTCGGTACAAGCAGCTTAAGAAGAAGTGCTCAATTGTTGGCAAAACGTCCGGATTTAACAATCAAGTGGATTAGAGGGAATGTGGATACACGTATTCAAAAATTAAAAGATGAAGAATATGATGCAATCGTATTGGCGGCAGCAGGTCTTTCGAGATTAGGCTGGAAAAAGGATGTTGTCAGTGATTTCCTTGATGAAGATACTTGCATACCTGCAGTTGGCCAAGGGGCGCTGGCGATTGAATGCAGAGCAGACGATCATGAGCTATTGCAGGAATTAGCTAAATTAACTTGTCAGGATACAAAAGAAGCTGTTACAGCGGAGCGTGTCTTCCTCAATAAAATGGAGGGTGGCTGTCAGGTTCCAATTGCAGGTTTTGCATATAAAGACGAAAAAGGGACCTTACAATTCCAGGCACTCGTCGGAACGCCTGATGGGCGTACCATTTATCGTGAACAAATTTCAGGAGATGATCCTGAAAGCTTAGGTATAACAGCTGCCAATCGCCTAATCGAACGGGGAGCAAAGACTTTAATTGAAAAGGTTAAAGAGGAGATGGAAAGCTAA
- a CDS encoding DUF3784 domain-containing protein, which yields MVGAILVIMIPFLIFAIVLSKGKGSFLLAGYNTMSDSEKEKYREDELCKFMSKIMYGICFSLLLIALSEYFKMQFLLIIGIILIIGLIIFSMVYSNTGNRFKKIYIVESEIKNK from the coding sequence GTGGTCGGAGCAATTCTAGTAATTATGATACCTTTTTTAATATTTGCTATCGTTTTATCAAAAGGAAAAGGATCATTTCTATTGGCAGGTTATAATACAATGTCCGATAGTGAAAAAGAAAAGTATAGAGAAGATGAACTTTGTAAATTTATGAGTAAAATAATGTATGGTATTTGCTTTAGCCTACTATTAATTGCATTAAGTGAATATTTCAAAATGCAATTTCTACTTATCATAGGCATTATTTTAATTATAGGTCTTATTATCTTTTCAATGGTTTATTCAAATACAGGTAACAGATTCAAAAAGATTTATATTGTTGAGAGTGAAATCAAAAACAAATAA
- a CDS encoding 3'-5' exonuclease: MKRMILVDIETGDFDVDSGIYEVALLVVEDGIIVASEHIAEIEDEASIHLGMGNGYAQIACDQSKKEQFQNIIRTYQYPIVAHNVSFDRKFLVHYGWLDEDYECYDSVRAIKNSSPDLFSYSLRYLLHFFEIDQPLTHNALDDVKALYEVILRANPNVWIPLYKVNPSRLKHFVEKTANVEGQSVVFQDKRIVFTGASPFPRVLMKEIAKKCGAIVTGNVSSKTDLLICGEQPGSKLDKAKELGVEVQTDIWFIDAVSKDLNLETASVIRQSTADSIAGREYNKVSELEGKIINISLLPTRIQSKVEEILVNYMDVAGLNKGTNGYKVDAIIYNDDGDYILLKKAKELQIKTIPLSKFNQMILK; this comes from the coding sequence ATGAAAAGAATGATTCTAGTAGATATAGAAACAGGTGACTTTGATGTCGATTCAGGTATATACGAAGTTGCCCTATTGGTTGTAGAGGATGGGATAATAGTTGCAAGTGAACATATAGCAGAAATAGAAGATGAAGCATCTATTCATTTAGGTATGGGGAATGGATATGCTCAAATTGCTTGTGATCAATCAAAGAAAGAGCAATTCCAAAACATTATTCGCACTTATCAATATCCAATTGTTGCCCATAATGTTTCTTTTGACCGTAAATTTTTGGTTCATTATGGCTGGTTGGATGAAGATTATGAATGTTATGATTCAGTTCGGGCGATAAAAAATTCAAGTCCTGATTTGTTTTCCTATTCGTTAAGATATCTATTGCACTTTTTTGAAATCGACCAACCATTAACTCATAACGCTTTAGATGATGTTAAAGCGCTTTATGAAGTGATTTTACGAGCGAACCCTAATGTTTGGATACCATTATATAAAGTTAATCCAAGTAGACTCAAACATTTCGTGGAAAAAACCGCTAATGTGGAAGGGCAAAGTGTTGTTTTTCAAGATAAACGAATTGTTTTTACAGGGGCAAGTCCATTTCCAAGAGTTTTGATGAAAGAAATCGCTAAAAAATGTGGTGCTATTGTGACAGGAAACGTGTCCTCTAAAACAGACCTTTTAATTTGCGGAGAACAACCAGGAAGTAAATTGGATAAAGCGAAAGAATTAGGGGTAGAAGTTCAGACAGATATATGGTTTATTGATGCTGTTTCAAAGGATCTAAATCTAGAGACAGCTTCGGTTATACGCCAAAGTACGGCTGATTCAATTGCTGGAAGAGAATACAATAAGGTTTCTGAACTAGAAGGAAAGATTATAAATATCTCTCTTCTTCCAACTAGAATTCAAAGCAAAGTAGAAGAAATATTAGTTAATTATATGGATGTAGCAGGATTAAATAAAGGTACAAACGGATATAAAGTAGATGCAATTATTTATAACGATGATGGTGATTATATCCTGTTGAAAAAGGCAAAGGAATTGCAAATTAAAACTATTCCTTTATCCAAATTCAATCAAATGATATTAAAATAG